AAGTCCCTTACAACCTAGCTATCCGTACTGAACTTAGGTGTCCCCTGGAAGCCTGTGAGCTGGATACCGCCTTTGTTCGGTATAGCGTGTTTCATAGGGCGCATTTTTACTGCACACCACTCACCCCATCGTTGGATGGGACATAAGTTTCCCTATGTTCAAACTTTAGACCTGTATATTCGGTTATTCGTCAGCTCCATATCTTTGAAGCCATTCTCACCATATCCAGTTTTTCAGCCGTAGGGCATATCCGTTGGCATACCTTCTCCGTGGGAGTGGCTTCAGCCTTCGTTCTGCCTTATCCACCTGTACTTCAAACCCTGTAACCTGTCAGTCACAACGCATGCAGGAGTATTGACGGGATGGTTTTGGGAAACATGGTTCCGTCATTCCCTTCCTTGGTTGTAAAGTTAGAATTCATTTATGAATTCTCCGCCTTTCACGCTTGGTAGCGTTTATAGCAAAGCTTGTCGCGCGCGCCCGTTAATGGAATTATCCACTTCTACTATTAGCTGGTATTGCAGAATATCGTCAATATTCTTCTTAAAGAAGAGTTCAATATCACTTCGCTAATTTATCTACCTGGACCTAGCTGACAGTGATAACAAAACCCCAAGTAACAGCTGCTACTCAGGGTTAAATAATACATTTTATTTCTCACCACTTAATTCAACTACTATTTTTGCTTGTGATTTATCGTTTGTCAATGCTTCGAATCCATTTTCAACAATATCATCCAATTGAATTTGGTCTGTAATAATTCCCTGTGGTTTTAATTGTCCTGTTCCCATTAAATCTACAGTTTGTTGGAATGTAGTAGGTGTATATGCGATTGTTGATGTAACTTTTACACCTGTATTTGTAAGCTGTATTGGATTCCATTCAATCTCCCTAGCAAATATAGACACAATAACCATTGTTCCACGTGCTCTTGTTGAATCAATTGCTTGTTTAAATGTTGGTGCTACTCCGGCAACTTCAAAGGAAACATCTACTCCATCTGGAACAATTTCCTTGATCGCTGTAACAGCATCTTGTTCGCTAGAGTTAACGACATGGGTTGCTCCTAATTCTTTTGCTTTCTCAATTCTAGTTTCCGACAAATCTAAAGCAATAATCTTGCTGGCACCAGCAGCTTTAGCTGCAATAATTGTCATTAAACCAATTGGACCTGCACCAAATACAGCTACCGTATCACCAAACTGCAGTTTCCCTTCTTTTACAGCTTGTACGGCAACCGCAGTTGGTTCTACTAAAGCTCCATCCTGTAGTGTTAAAGATTCTGGAAGTAGATAAACGTTATCTTCCGGTACATTTGCGTATTTAGTAAAACCACCGTCACTGTGAAGACCAATAAAGCTAAACCCATCATAAGGATCAAGGTCTTCCGGCTTATTTCCATAAGTGATTGTTGGATTAATTGCTACTCTATCGCCAACTTTATATTTTGTCACCTTTGGACCTACTTCTTCAATAACACCTGCAAATTCATGCCCCATGGTTAGCGGAGCGATTTCTCCAGTTAACGGATCCTCTTTTTCATTTGGTACAAACACCGGTCCCTCTTCATACTCATGTAAATCACTGCCACAAATACCTGCCCAAGCTACCCTTACTTTAACATCGGTATCTTTCGTTTGTTTTAGTTCTATTTCGTCTACCCGTAAGTCTTTTTTTCCATACCAGACTGCAGCTTTCATTGGATATTACCTCCTGCTTAATTAGTAGAAAATAGTTATAAGAATACTATATTGAAGGAATAATCAATATTAATTCCTATGATTTTATTATACTATTGATTTTTCCAACCGGGTGTGTCAATAATTTTGTGTAAATGACCCTGTTCTGGTAGAACGGCTAGCTGATAGATAAATTCAGAAAAAATTTCTTTTTGTATAAATTGCTCTGAGTCACAGCACAGCTGTTTGTCCTTGACCATGTTGCCTCTTCTTTTCGATTCGTTGTGTTGGGTTCAGGGTTCCCGACCGGCGAGAGCGTAGAAAGAGATCGGGCGTTGTACGCTGGGTGTGCGGATGGAGCCCTTAGGGCTTTATTTTTGCCATCTCTCCATTCGTGCACCACCACGACCGCGAAACATGGTCAAGGATGGCGGACTTGAGATTAAGCCTGCACTTGTTGATCTTCAAACATATGCAGTAATTCTGGCTTAGCTTGATCAAATCCCCTGTGGCAACGGATGCCGAATTTTTGATTATAATCTAAGAATTGAGTAACCAGGAATCGCTCCAGGGCATCTTCGTTGGGAAATTGTTCTTTTCGCTTCACGTATCGCTTAATTTCCTTATTAAACGCTTCGATGAGATTGGTTGAGTAAATACTACGGCGAATGGAAGCAGGGAAATCATAAAACGTTAATAGCTGTTCGTTCCCAACCACCGCGTCAATCACACGTGGATAAATCTTTTTCCATTTGTCCTGGAATGCATTCAAAGCATCTACGGCTTCGTCCCGATCTTTGGCTTGGTAGACGTTTTTAAAATCATCCAGAATGGCTGGGCGGTCTTTCACCCGCACTTTACTGGCAATGTTGCGGGCAACATGAACACAGCAGACCTGATGCTTGGCTTTTGGATAAACACGGTGAATGGCGTCCGTCATGCCGGGTAAACCGTCCGAAATGAATAGAAGGACTTGTTCCAATCCTCTCGCTTGTAGGTGTTGGATCATTTCTTCCCAAACATGCGTCGATTCTGTTGGTGCGATGGTGAAGTCTAGGACTTCTTTCGTTCCTTCCTCAGTAATGCCGATGGCAATATAAACGGCTTCCTTTTCAACCGTTTGACGACGAATGGGAATGTGCGTTGCATCCAGATAGATGCAGACATATCGTTTCTCCAGTTTCCGTTCATGAAAAGCCTGTACATCTTCCGCAACCAGCTGTGTGAAGTTGGATACGGTTTGTCTGG
This sequence is a window from Lentibacillus sp. JNUCC-1. Protein-coding genes within it:
- a CDS encoding 2,3-butanediol dehydrogenase, which produces MKAAVWYGKKDLRVDEIELKQTKDTDVKVRVAWAGICGSDLHEYEEGPVFVPNEKEDPLTGEIAPLTMGHEFAGVIEEVGPKVTKYKVGDRVAINPTITYGNKPEDLDPYDGFSFIGLHSDGGFTKYANVPEDNVYLLPESLTLQDGALVEPTAVAVQAVKEGKLQFGDTVAVFGAGPIGLMTIIAAKAAGASKIIALDLSETRIEKAKELGATHVVNSSEQDAVTAIKEIVPDGVDVSFEVAGVAPTFKQAIDSTRARGTMVIVSIFAREIEWNPIQLTNTGVKVTSTIAYTPTTFQQTVDLMGTGQLKPQGIITDQIQLDDIVENGFEALTNDKSQAKIVVELSGEK
- a CDS encoding IS256 family transposase, which encodes MNHLTTDLIEALAQKQDIEEVFRRHLETAVNQLLKHELTAFLDYEPYAREGFHSGNSRNGFYDRTFKTEYGELQLAIPRDRNGEFQPETLAPYQRSNDTLEQFVIHLYEKGITTDEIADLMERMYGHHYSRQTVSNFTQLVAEDVQAFHERKLEKRYVCIYLDATHIPIRRQTVEKEAVYIAIGITEEGTKEVLDFTIAPTESTHVWEEMIQHLQARGLEQVLLFISDGLPGMTDAIHRVYPKAKHQVCCVHVARNIASKVRVKDRPAILDDFKNVYQAKDRDEAVDALNAFQDKWKKIYPRVIDAVVGNEQLLTFYDFPASIRRSIYSTNLIEAFNKEIKRYVKRKEQFPNEDALERFLVTQFLDYNQKFGIRCHRGFDQAKPELLHMFEDQQVQA